A window of the Dioscorea cayenensis subsp. rotundata cultivar TDr96_F1 chromosome 14, TDr96_F1_v2_PseudoChromosome.rev07_lg8_w22 25.fasta, whole genome shotgun sequence genome harbors these coding sequences:
- the LOC120275978 gene encoding adenosine kinase 1-like yields the protein MDYVFNNETEARTFSKVHGWETENVEEIALKISALPKASGTHKRITVITQGSDPVVVAEDGRLKLFPVILLPPKEKLVNTNGAGDAFIGGLLSQLVQ from the exons ATGGACTATGTTTTCAACAATGAAACTGAAGCAAGGACCTTCTCAAAAGTCCATGGTTGGGAG ACTGAGAATGTCGAAGAGATCGCTTTGAAGATCTCAGCATTACCCAAGGCATCAGGAACCCACAAGAGGATTACTGTGATCACTCAGGGCAGTGACCCAGTTGTTGTTGCTGAGGATGGAA GGCTGAAATTGTTCCCAGTGATTCTGTTACCACCAAAGGAGAAGCTGGTGAACACCAATGGAGCAG GAGACGCTTTTATTGGGGGACTTCTCTCTCAGTTGGTGCAGTAG